Proteins from a single region of Oryza brachyantha chromosome 6, ObraRS2, whole genome shotgun sequence:
- the LOC102714653 gene encoding homogentisate geranylgeranyltransferase, chloroplastic produces MQASPAAAAAPACSAIRPAQQTVRAQTDRRGLECRARFGTRKLSWAGKLSAENSAVHLCSSLTGNLRRQRRQHSSVLQVRCYAITGDQHESIAIQFEEILEEVSKKLGAFYRFCRPHTIFGTIIGITSVSLLPMRSLDDFTTKVLWGFLEALSSALCMNVYVVGLNQLYDIQIDKVNKPSLPLASGEFSVATGAVLVLTSLIMSIAIGIRSKSAPLLCALLISFFLGSAYSVDAPLLRWKRNAFLAAFCILFVRAVLVQLAFFAHMQQHVLKRPLAPTKPVVFATLFMCCFSAVIALFKDIPDIDGDRHFGVQSLSVRLGPERVYWLCINILLTAYGAAILAGASSTKLSQMIITVFGHGMLAFALWQRAQECDVENKAWITSFYMFIWKLFYAEYFLIPFVQ; encoded by the exons ATGcaggcctcgccggcggcggcggcggcgccggcgtgctcGGCTATCCGGCCGGCGCAGCAGACCGTGCGAGCCCAGACAG ATAGGAGGGGATTGGAGTGCAGGGCTCGGTTTGGAACGAGGAAATTATCCTGGGCCG GTAAATTGTCAGCGGAAAATTCTGCAGTTCACCTGTGTTCAAG TCTAACAGGAAACTTAAGGAGGCAAAGAAGGCAACATTCTTCAGTCCTCCAAGTTAGATGCTATGCCATTACTGGCGATCAGCATGAATCGATCGCCATTCAGTTTGAAGAAATTTTGGAAGAAGTTTCCAAGAAACTGGGAGCTTTTTATCGGTTTTGCCGACCCCACACAATTTTTGGCACT ATAATAGGAATCACTTCAGTTTCTCTCCTTCCAATGAGAAGCCTAGATGATTTTACTACGAAAGTATTATGGGGATTTCTTGAG GCATTATCCTCAGCTTTATGTATGAATGTCTATGTTGTTGGCCTGAATCAACTATATGACATTCAGATTGATAAG GTCAATAAACCCAGCCTTCCATTGGCGTCTGGAGAGTTTTCAGTGGCAACTGGAGCAGTGTTAGTACTCACGTCCTTGATCATG AGCATTGCCATTGGAATCAGATCCAAATCAGCTCCTTTGCTGTGTGCTTTGCTTATCAGTTTCTTTCTTGGAAGTGCGTACTCTGTTGAT GCTCCATTACTCCGGTGGAAACGGAACGCGTTTCTCGCTGCATTCTGTATACTATTTGTAAGAGCAGTCTTAGTTCAGCTAGCATTCTTTGCACATATGCAG CAACATGTTCTGAAGAGACCCTTGGCACCAACAAAGCCGGTGGTTTTCGCGACATTGTTCATGTGTTGCTTCTCTGCAGTCATTGCATTATTCAAG gATATTCCTGATATTGATGGTGACAGACATTTTGGCGTCCAGTCCTTGAGCGTACGTCTGGGTCCAGAAAGA GTGTATTGGCTCTGCATAAACATACTATTAACAGCATATGGAGCTGCCATTTTGGCAGGAGCATCATCCACAAAACTATCCCAAATGATCATCACC GTTTTCGGCCATGGCATGTTAGCCTTTGCACTTTGGCAGAGAGCACAGGAATGTGACGTTGAGAACAAGGCGTGGATCACATCATTTTACATGTTCATTTGGAAG CTGTTCTACGCTGAGTATTTCCTTATACCATTTGTGCAGTAA